The following is a genomic window from Alkaliphilus sp. B6464.
AACTTTTTTTATTCAAGACGGAAAGTATTATAAAAAAGAAGAAGAGTACCATGTTCAAAGAGCGTACAAGAGCCAAGAAATTATAAAAATATTAAATGAATTAGACTTTAAAGATATAAAAGAATATGATGGATTTACATTTAATCCCTCAAAAGATAATAGTGAACGTATATTTTTTGTAGCAAAGAAGTAAAATATGAATAAATGATAAGAAAGTGTCAACAATATCAGTTGCAGTATATTATATATGTATCATTCAGTCAATGTAATAAAATATTGACATAGAATATGCTGTATGATAGACTGGAAAAGAATAAAGGTACATAAACCTAGGTTCAATAATGTTTTAGGAGGAATTTTCTAATGGAAAAAGGTACAGTTAAATGGTTTAACTCAGAAAAAGGATATGGATTCATTTCAAGAGAAAACGGAGATGATGTATTCGTACATTACTCAGCTATTACTATGGATGGATTCAAAACATTAGAAGAAGGTCAAGCAGTTCAATTTGAAATTGTTCAAGGAGACAAAGGACCTCAAGCTACTAACGTATCAAGAGCATAATTAAAGTTGTTTCATCAAACTTAAAATAGAGTATGTAATCTACAGTTGTTGCAAACCCAGGGGTTTACATAGAGTTTTAGATTAGTACTTTTTATACCATGGTGAAATACTAAAAACAGGTTGGATTACCAACTTGTTTTTTTTATAAAATAATAAATTGTATTGTATATAGATATACTATAAACAAGAGTATAACGAGATAAGAATTGAAAAAGAGGTGACATTTGTGAAAAGTACAATAATAAGAGCAACAGCTGCATCTAATAAAATAAGGGTTTTTGTAGCTAACACAACAGCGATGATAGATAAGGTACATAGGCTTCATGAAACATCGCCAGTAGCTATTGCCGCATTAGGTAGAACTTTAACAGCTACTTCGATTATGGGACTTATGTTAAAGTCTGAAAAAGAAAAGATAACCGTTAATATTAACGGCGGAGGTCCATTAGGGCCAATTGTAGTTGTAGGGAATTCTAAGGGTAATGTAAAAGGTTATGTTTCACATCCTAATACAGAAAGTACTAATTTATATCCTGGAAAGCTGGATGTAGGAAGTGCTGTTGGGAAAGATGGAAGTATTACAGTTATTAAAGATTTAGGACTTAGAGACCCGTATGTTGGATCCTATCCACTAGTTACTGGGGAAATAGCTGAAGATTTTGCTGCATATTTTACATTCTCAGAACAACAGCCATCAGGTGTAGCATTAGGAGTTTTAATCGATGTAGACTATACAATAAAAGCGGCTGGTGGATATATAGTTCAAGTATTACCTGGTATAGATGATGAAACATTAACAAAGCTAGAAGATAAGCTTGCATCTCTAGAACCAATTACTTCTATTATTGAAAAGAAGTCAACTCCAGAAGAAATGTTAGATTATATTTTGGGAGAAATGGAGCCTACTATTTTAGAGTCCTATGAAGTTGATTTTATCTGCGATTGCAACGAAGAAAGATTAGAGCAGGTTTTAATAAGTATTGGTGAAAAGGATTTAAGGGAAATAACTGAAGAGGATAAAAAGGCAGAGTTAGTATGCCATTTTTGCAATAAAAAATATCAATTCAATGAAGAACAACTAAGAAAGTTATTAGATGAAGTGATACAGAAAAATTAATACTATAAAACGGTAAAAAAACAAGAAAGAACATGAAAACTCAGTGTATTTTATTAAAATTAATGAAATTTATTTATTATCGGGTTTGTAGTGAGTGACAAAATATGTTATACTTAATTTTGTCATCATGTTTGGGCGCATAGCTCAGCTGGGAGAGCACCTGCCTTACAAGCAGGGGGTCACAGGTTCAAGTCCTGTTGCGCCCACCAGCCCAGATAGCTCAGTCGGTAGAGCAGGGGACTGAAAATCCCCGTGTCGGTGGTTCGATTCCGCCTCTGGGCACCAAATAAGGCGGCATAGCCAAGTGGTAAGGCAGAGGTCTGCAAAACCTTTATTCCCCAGTTCAAATCTGGGTGTCGCCTCCAAATAAATACAAAAATATTATTTTATTTTTTCTACTGCTTGGTTGAATAAATCAGCAGTAGATTTTTTTATATCTTCTTTTACATGAATATAAATATCATCCGTTGTACTTACTCTTGAATGTCTTAGTCTTTTAGATATTTCTTGGCTAGATGCACCTAACTCAAATAATATAGTTGCGTGAGAATGTCTTAGGCCATGAAATGTTATAGGTTCAATTTCTCTCTTTATAGCAAAGCGTTTAGCAAGCTCTGAGAATCTCTGTGAAATGTAGGTAGGTCTTAGTGGTCTACCATCTTCCCAGCTACATACAAATTCTAACTCTATTCCAGTTTTTAATTTGTATTTTTTATATTCTTTATCTATTTGCTTTAGTTTATCCAGTAGATCCTTTGTCATAGCTACGGTGTCTTTTGAAGATTCGGTTTTTGGTTCTTCTAACACTGGGCCCTCTTTTGTTTTTTCAACCATATTATGATTTATTTTTATCAGTTCTGCTTTGAAATCTATATCATATTTAAATCTTAATGCTGCAATCTCTCCTTCACGTAGACCTGTATTAAATGCTATGAAAGATGGTAAGTATATTTTTTCATCTTTTATATAATCAAGAAAATCATTTATTATGTTTAAGCTCCAGGTATTCTTATTCCTTTTATCATCATCTGGAGATGTAGCATAGTCAACTGGATTTTTATCGATCATATCCCAACCTACAGCCTTACCCATAGCTTGTCTAAAAAGTTTATGAACTTTTAATATGGTTCCATCCATATATCTTCTTTTAGTTGTGCCATCTTTTAGAATAATCATTTCTAGTTTTAGATCCGCATAAAATCGGTCTATAATGGGAGTTCTTAGCTTGTCTAATGTAATATGTCCTAAATGTTCTTTAACGCAATTTATGAGAGTTCTATAGCGCTTTTGAGTATTGTACTTTGTGTTAGCTATTACATAAGTATCATACCAGTATTCAAGATACTCGGATAATTTAATATCTCCATTTAAACTTAAATTTCCAGTCTTATAGGCTTGAAGAATATCTCGCTCCCAATCCTTTGCATCTTTTTGTTTTTTAAATGTTTTAGTTTTTCTTATCTTTTTTCCTGTTGATGAATTAATACCTAAGAATACTTCAGCTTTGTACCCATCTCCAACTTTTCTTACTGACATTATTTTCACCTCCTTTCCAAGAAATAAGAACATAAGTTCTTGAAAAATATTTTAAAAATTAGCAAGTTGCTTTAATACAGTATGCGGGATACCTACACAACTGGCTATTTGTTCTAAAGTCATATTATTTAATTCTATTCCATCAAATTCTATGTTACTCAATTTGAGAGCAAAATAATTAGCTTGTTTCTCTAGTTTATATCTATTTAGCAAGTGCGTATTATATGAATTTCGGATATTAGGATGTAATATGGCATGTCCTAATTCATGTCTTATGTAGAATTTTTCACTTTCTTCTGCTAAATCATTTCTTATAAATATTGTCTCTGTTTCTAGATAATTTCTAATATAAATACTATTATTCCTACAGAGTATAGGGTCAGTTCTTTCCAATTTTACAATGTCTATTCCTAATAAAGTACATAGTTTATAGGGACAAGTTGTGTCGTAGGTGTCCAACAGACCAATAACCACTTCATTAATTTGCTGCATTTAACATTCCCCCTTTGAATGTCTACTTCTTGTACTTATAGCTAACCATTCGCATTTGTTCTAGCAGAGCATTAGCAAATTCTAAAATTTCAACATCATCTAATCTATCTGCGTCAAATCCATCAGAGCCAAATATTTGATGTTTATCTACATATGCACGTGCTTCGTCAGCGTCTGTGAACTCTTCTGGTACTATAGGCAAATCACTTTCTATAGTTTTTTCATTTTTATTTACATTTTTATTATTAATATTATCTTTAAAGAAATCATAAACTGAAACTTCTAAGGCGTCTGCTATTTTTTGAAGTGTTTCTATTGAAGGGTTCTTACGTTTGTTGTTTTCTAAATTACTAATATAACTTGCATTAATCCCTGACATTCTGGACAACTGATTTACTCCTAAGCTTTTACTTTCCCTAATTTTACGTAAATTTTCCCCTATCACACAAAACACTCCTTTATATTCTAAATGTATTCTACTAGATTATATTATACTCTACTAGACTATAAAGTCAATAGATATATTAAGAAAAAAAGAGTAATTGTTTGTAAGACAATGATATTTCACTTATACGTTGTCTAACAGACTACAATACCACTTTTGTTTTCTGTTAGTCAATGATACCATATACTCACAGACAACAACAGGAGGTGAAAACATGAACGAAATTAAAAGTATAAGACTACAATTAGGATTGTCTATATACGATATTGCAGAGATTACAGGATTAACAGCAGGTTACATATCAAACCTTGAAAACAATCGCCGAACTAATCCATCTAAAGAATCTATGGAAAAAATAGCAGAAGCTTTAAATTCTACTGTACCAGATGTGTTTTTTTCAAAGAAAGCAGTTTAGAAAATAAATTGGAGGGGGGCATTAACAAAATGAATCCAAGAATCTACACAGTTAAAGAATTTGCAGAGATTCTCGGTGTATCTGATGCAACGATAAGAAAAGTCGAAGCATTATGCCTTTTAGATGTGCTAGAAAATGATGCGCGACTTAGAGAAATCTACATAACGATAGTAAAAGAAATGGCGATTAAATACGGAGCTTAGAAAGGGTGGTCAAGATGATAACTATGGAAGTTCCTAAGCTCTTTAATTTAAAAGAAGTTGTAGAGCAATGTTTAGAACAATAAAAAATATAATAAAATTTATAAAGGAGCTGGTAATTATGACATTTAAACCAAATTCAGCGATTGTAAGAAGTTATGTAATTTTGATTTTAGCGGAGAAAATGGAATATGACGAAGTACCGAAGTTATTTAATCTTCGTGAAGCAGTACAAGACGCATTAGAAATTTAACTCTAGAAGGTTTTTTTATTTAGACGATAGGGAATTAGTGAAACACAGTAATAAGAATGCTGTGTCATAAAAGGTAATCTTTTATATTAATATATACTGGAGTATAATGGAAATGAAAGGGGCTGATATTAATGGAGGTTTCAAATATAATAATTATTTTGTTGTTTATATTACCTGGAATGCTCTCTGAAAAAATTGCACATGAGTTAGATTGTCCATCTAAACCAAGTCATTCAGACTTTAAAGTTACAATTAACGGAGTAATGCTCAGTTTCCCTATATTATTTATTAATGGGATGTTTTTCGCCTTGGCATACCACATAGTTACTTTGGAGAGCTTTATTGAAAAATTTGATGATTTCTTTTTTCTTTTGCGCTTTACTTTAGCTGTTTTGTTTACTTCTTTTGCTTTGGGAGTCTCAAGGGAATATTTAAATAAATTATGGACAATGTTCATAGATTATTTACGAGGAATGCGCAATAAGATGCCTTCTTCTACAAAAAATTGTTGGCAAAAATTTCTTATAGAAAAAAACGAATGTAGATTTCTAGAAGTTATTCAAGATGGACAGTCTTATAAAGGATTTGCCTATGAATATTCAACTCTAAATGAAGATATGTCGATTGTATTGGGGATTGACAAAAGTTTTTATGAACACGATGATTTTGATATAGATCGATTGTTTACTAAAGTGATTGGTACTTATATAGACATAGAGAAAAATGTCGTAATCAAAGATTACGACATGAGTGAATATTACAAATGGAATGAAGAAAAAATATTAGAAAGTCAAGCTACTTCTTAGGAGGTGGTGGAGGAACAGGTCTTGGTGGAGATACTGAATTAGGTACATCTCTTGTCTCTGGTATTCTAGGGGTTGGACTTGGTGGCGTTGGTCTTGGCGTTTGTGGTGCTGGTCTTTTATCGGTTCCCATAATATCACCTCGCTTTTTCATTAGAATAGGGAGATAATAAAATGAATATGCTCCCACATCAAAATTCTACACGAATTAACCTAAACCTTTAACAAAATATCGCAATAATCGACAGAGTATTATTATAATCAGATATGAAGCATCCGTCAGGGTGCTTTTTTCATGGAAATTTATACGCAACATCAATAACATCCAAGAAGGGTGTATTTTTATGCCCTTCTTTAATTTATTTCAAAAAAATTTAAATTAAAGCTTGACTTCCTTTCTTTTTTACCTATAATGTTTGTACTTTAAAAAAGAGAGGAGGGGATTGATATGCTTTTAATATTAACTAGTCTGGTTTTAATAGTAGTTGGGTTGGTGTGTTTCTGTAAACTAGATAGTGAAGGATATCAAAGAATTAGTTTTATGCTAACATATCTTACACTTATATTATATTTAGTAGACAAATTATCTATATAGTTTCAAAAAAGAACTTGGTTATCCAGGTTCTTTTTATTTTTAGAAAGAAGGTGTATTTATGAAGAAATATATAGTAGTTATAGATCCGGGCCATGGTGGAAGTGATCCAGGAGCAGTAGGACCTACAGGATTAAAAGAAAGCCATATAGCTTTTAAAATCGCATGCATGGTAGCAGAAATATTAATGCGATATGGCATAGAAAATATATTTACAAGAGTAGGAGATACAAGGGTTAGTTTGGACGAACGTGTAAAGATAGCGAACAAATCTAAAGCTGATTTTTTTGTATCTATTCATATAAATAGTGCAGGTAATCCTTTGGCTACAGGAACAGAAACATATGCTTATAAGCAGGGTGTAGAAGGAGATAGACTAGCACACTCTATACAAAACAATCTAGTACAAGCAATAGGATTAGCAGATCGTGGAGTTAAATATAACAGTCTGCAAGTTGTTAGAGAAACTAAAATACCAACTTGCCTAGTGGAAGTGGGTTTTATAAATAATCCTGCGGAGGAACAACTATTTAAAAATGATGAATTTTCAGAGAAGGCAGCTATAGGAATTTCAAAAGGAATATTAGAGCATATTGGCATTGATTATATGCAAAAGGAGGATAAATCTATGGATACACCACAATGGAAAAAGGAAGGAATAGAATATCTAGCAGAAAATAAATTAATGAGTGATCCGGAAGGATGGATTAAAAAAATAGAAGAACCTATGCCAGTATGGGCAATAGCAACTTTATTTATGAATCTACATAAGGATTTGAAAGGAGATAAATAATGGACGATAAAACAATAGTAAATAGTATAGCAGCATTTATAGGAACAGGGATTACATATTTTCTGGGTGGATGGGATTTAGCCTTAAAGACATTAGTTTTATTGGTTGTAATAGACTATATTACCGGGCTTATGAAAGCATGGAAAGATAAAAACTTAGATAGTGATATAGGATTTGTTGGGATTGTAAGAAAGATGGCTATATTTTTAGTTGTCGTAGTAGCTAATCAGTTAGATTTAATTATTGCAATAGAAAATCCCATCTTTAGAACTATGGCAGTTTTATTCTATACAGCAAATGAAGGTATAAGTGTAACGGAAAACATAGCACTATTGGGTGTACCTTTACCTCCTGGTATACTAGATGCATTAAAGAAATTAAAAGATAATACAGAGAATAAGATGTTAGGGTAGTTGACAAATTAAATAGATATGGGCGATTTGGTTACATACTACGTGATATGTAACTATTTTAATATTAGGGTAGGGCTTAGGCTCTACCATTTTTTTATTTTTTGAGAAAATTTTTAAGAAAACTATTGATTTAGACCCAATTTGATTTATAAAATACTCCTAACAAACAAGAGAGGAGGGATAAAATGTCGAGTTTAACTAACTTTAACATAAGTGTAGGGTCTTTAGCTATAACAGCTGGGTTAATATTACTAGGATTATATTACAGTTGGTCGAAAATAAAAGGAAAGACAGTTTCATTAATAGCTTTATTTTTATCTGTAGCGTTTATATTCTACGGTTTAGCTGTAATTTGGAATGCTTAAATCAAGGGTGGGGCTTAGGCTGTACCCTATTTTTTATGTCTGTTTTTACTCTTTACACGGAACTGATGTTCTGGTAATATATAATTAAGAACACACGTTTGGAGTGATGACATGGTAAATCAATCATTAAAGTACTCATTAAGTAACCATAAAGTAATAGAAATTATGTATATGAAAGACTTAGAAATAACTCAAAGAAGAATCCAGGTATTGAAGATGGATAATGAAATAATAAAAGCCTTGGACATAAGTAAGGGACAATTAAGGACCTTTAAAATAGATAACATACTATCAGCAATAGATACAAAATTAATTGATAGTAGCGAAGGTATAAAGGGGAATTATCATGTTAACTGAAAGACAAATGGGAATTTTAAAAGCAATACATCAATATATACAGGCTAATAGTATAAGTCCAACTGTAAGGAATATTGTAGATTTAGTAGGAGTAAAATCAAGTAGTACAGTACATGGACATCTTAGTAGTTTAGAAAAGGAAGGATATATAGCTAAGATAGATGGTAGTCCAAGGTCTATAAGTATAACCGAAAAGGGAATAAGTGCACTAGAAGAATATAAGAAATAGAAAAAAGGGCGATAATCTAATTAAAGACTATCGCTTTTTATGTTGCGGTTGGCATTGCCTACTGGTTGCTAACCATGGGGACATTTTCTAAAAAGTCAATAAACGATAATAAGATACTATAAAACAAATAGTTTTGTTTAAAACTGTTGGAATATCTACATTGCAAAAGAGTTTAAAATATAATAAACTATATTAGAATAAAAGATTTATTCATAACCTATATCTAATATTCTGATTTGGGAAAATGTAGAATTAATCTTACAAAAAATTTATATGTTCTTTATCTTGAATTACCATTGATATTTCATTAATTGCTTGCTAATTAAGGATGTAGTACAATAATCTTATATTTAGATAGAAAAGGGGGATTTTTATGGGATTATTCGGAAAAAAAGAAATGTGCTCAATTTGTAATAATCATGAAGGGAAAAACAAATTAAGTGGGCACGTTGCTTGTAATCACTGTTTTGCAAATGGCAGATACTTTTTAAGTCCAGTAGAGATTATGAATTCTAAAAATCTGGAGTTATCAGTAATGATAGATGCAGTTAATAAAGCCACAAGAAGTGAAGAACTAAGCAATGTATTCTCTACTACACAGCAAATCGCAGATAATTTTTACATTGATGAAAATAACAGACTTTGGGCTGTTATCGTTGATACATTTAATGAAAAAAAGAGAATAGTATTTAAATTTGAGGATGTGGCTGCATTTGAATTACTACAGGATGGAGAAACAATAACTAAGGGAGGAATAGGATCTGTAGTTACTGGAAGTTTAATAGCTCGTGACATGGGGGCTATTATTGGAGGATTAATAGGTAGTAAGCAAACAAAAAAAGTAATCCAAAAATTTGAAATAAGAGTTGATTTGAAAGACTCATTTAAACCTTTTTATATTAATTTATTAAAAGGAGTGGGCTGGGGAACTAGTATAAAATCAGACTCTCTTCCATATAAAACAGCTTGTAAGGATGCTGAGAATATACTATCAGCTTTATCAAGACTTACGGATTTAGGAGGAAGTGTTGAAGAATCGAGCGTAACTTCAACTAGTTTATCTGATGAGATTATAAAGTTAAAAGCATTATTTGATGAAGGCATACTTACAGAAGAAGAGTTTAATGCTGCAAAGGCAAGATTATTGCAACAGTAATATGATGTTTTGAAATAAAAAAGTGATAATCTATTAGGACTATCGCTTTTTATATTGTGGTTATAATCAAAAGTATTGATTTTAGCAATAATAATGGGGGAATTTATGTGAAAATATGTGAGTATTGTGAAACAAAGACACTAGATGATGTTATGCGATGTAAGAGTTGTGGCTCAAAAGAATTTAAAAATATATGTGAAAACTGTGGAGATATATTTTCTGGAACTACATGCCCTAAATGTAGGGTAACAATTAGCGATAAGCCGCGCATTTGCTATGATTGCGGGAAGAAAACATACCTTAAAATATGCGAGTATTGTGAAGCTGATCGTGTTAACAGGAAACAGAACATACCTACTTATACAAACGCTAACATAAGCAATACTCAGATGCCATACGAAACGAAAAAGAAATCCAAATCAGCATTAGAAATAATTGCTGTATTTATTATCATTTCAGTTATTGTTATTGGCAGCCCACACATTATGGCAACTATTATAAATGAAAATAATGCAAAACTTCCAGATAATTTATCTGACATGGATATACTTACTTTTCCAGGGCATCCGAAATTTTATGGAAAGTATGGCGAAGCAAAACGCTTTTGGATAAAATATAGAAAGAAAGTTAAAGTAGTAAATGCAATGGAGACTATTTACAATAATGATGCATTATTGCTTGTAACAACTGGTAATGAAGATAAAGGTGTGATAACAAAGGTTATTATAAATTTTCCGAAGTCAAATGAACTGACTATAGACGATGTTTTAAAAGTAGTTTGCGAATATATTGATTATGATATTATAGAAAAATATTATTCATTTAATGAATCTTTTCATGAAACACATGTGGATGGTGACTATGAAGGATTCCACTATGTTATGAAACTGAATGAAGAAGGTAAAGCTGCTAATAAAAGTGGAGAAGTATATTATCAAGATAAATTTGCATTTAACATAGGACGACTTAAAAACAATGAGCAATGGACTGCTGAGATTAGTTATATGATGTACAAAGGAGAACATGATAAATTTCATCCCAAAGCATACAATGTAGAAAACTGGGATATAGACTTAAATAAATTTAAATGATTTTAAAAAAACTACATATTTACGTAATATTATTATAAGATTCGCAATAGGGAATTGAACTCCATTCTATACTGAGAGATAAATGTATATGAAAGGTTTAGAAATAACTCAAAGAAGAATCCAGGTACTTAAAACGGATAGTGAAACTATAAAAGCCTTAGACGTAGACAAAGGGGAGCTTAGGACTTTTAAAGTAGAGAACCCAACTGTAAGGAATATTAGAGATTTAGTAGGAGTAAAATCAAGCAGCACGGTACATGGATACCTTACTGCTTTAGAGCATGAAGGATATATTACCAAAGTAGAAGGCAGTCCAAGATCTATAGCTATAACCGAAAAAGGACTAAATCTAATTAATACTAAAGAGTAAAAAGGGGTGCGATAATGAGTAAAATAAAAGTAGAGATTGTAAATCCAGAAGCAATACCAGCTGCAAGAGACAAATTAACATTAATGCTTATAGAGTTAATGGAGGAAAAATTGTATAAAGAAAAAGTAAAGGATCTCGAAATAAAATTGACTGATGTCAAATAGAACAACATAAGACAAGTTTCCATTCGGGTTACATTAATACAGATAAATTTATTCGGTATATGAAAAAAGAAATTGAAAATTAGATGAATCATAGAACAAAGGAGACA
Proteins encoded in this region:
- a CDS encoding SHOCT domain-containing protein, which encodes MGLFGKKEMCSICNNHEGKNKLSGHVACNHCFANGRYFLSPVEIMNSKNLELSVMIDAVNKATRSEELSNVFSTTQQIADNFYIDENNRLWAVIVDTFNEKKRIVFKFEDVAAFELLQDGETITKGGIGSVVTGSLIARDMGAIIGGLIGSKQTKKVIQKFEIRVDLKDSFKPFYINLLKGVGWGTSIKSDSLPYKTACKDAENILSALSRLTDLGGSVEESSVTSTSLSDEIIKLKALFDEGILTEEEFNAAKARLLQQ
- a CDS encoding tyrosine-type recombinase/integrase — encoded protein: MSVRKVGDGYKAEVFLGINSSTGKKIRKTKTFKKQKDAKDWERDILQAYKTGNLSLNGDIKLSEYLEYWYDTYVIANTKYNTQKRYRTLINCVKEHLGHITLDKLRTPIIDRFYADLKLEMIILKDGTTKRRYMDGTILKVHKLFRQAMGKAVGWDMIDKNPVDYATSPDDDKRNKNTWSLNIINDFLDYIKDEKIYLPSFIAFNTGLREGEIAALRFKYDIDFKAELIKINHNMVEKTKEGPVLEEPKTESSKDTVAMTKDLLDKLKQIDKEYKKYKLKTGIELEFVCSWEDGRPLRPTYISQRFSELAKRFAIKREIEPITFHGLRHSHATILFELGASSQEISKRLRHSRVSTTDDIYIHVKEDIKKSTADLFNQAVEKIK
- a CDS encoding N-acetylmuramoyl-L-alanine amidase family protein, whose translation is MKKYIVVIDPGHGGSDPGAVGPTGLKESHIAFKIACMVAEILMRYGIENIFTRVGDTRVSLDERVKIANKSKADFFVSIHINSAGNPLATGTETYAYKQGVEGDRLAHSIQNNLVQAIGLADRGVKYNSLQVVRETKIPTCLVEVGFINNPAEEQLFKNDEFSEKAAIGISKGILEHIGIDYMQKEDKSMDTPQWKKEGIEYLAENKLMSDPEGWIKKIEEPMPVWAIATLFMNLHKDLKGDK
- a CDS encoding LexA family protein, which produces MKGLEITQRRIQVLKTDSETIKALDVDKGELRTFKVENPTVRNIRDLVGVKSSSTVHGYLTALEHEGYITKVEGSPRSIAITEKGLNLINTKE
- a CDS encoding helix-turn-helix domain-containing protein is translated as MNEIKSIRLQLGLSIYDIAEITGLTAGYISNLENNRRTNPSKESMEKIAEALNSTVPDVFFSKKAV
- a CDS encoding ImmA/IrrE family metallo-endopeptidase, translating into MQQINEVVIGLLDTYDTTCPYKLCTLLGIDIVKLERTDPILCRNNSIYIRNYLETETIFIRNDLAEESEKFYIRHELGHAILHPNIRNSYNTHLLNRYKLEKQANYFALKLSNIEFDGIELNNMTLEQIASCVGIPHTVLKQLANF
- a CDS encoding phage holin family protein, translated to MDDKTIVNSIAAFIGTGITYFLGGWDLALKTLVLLVVIDYITGLMKAWKDKNLDSDIGFVGIVRKMAIFLVVVVANQLDLIIAIENPIFRTMAVLFYTANEGISVTENIALLGVPLPPGILDALKKLKDNTENKMLG
- a CDS encoding LexA family protein; the protein is MLTERQMGILKAIHQYIQANSISPTVRNIVDLVGVKSSSTVHGHLSSLEKEGYIAKIDGSPRSISITEKGISALEEYKK
- a CDS encoding helix-turn-helix domain-containing protein gives rise to the protein MIGENLRKIRESKSLGVNQLSRMSGINASYISNLENNKRKNPSIETLQKIADALEVSVYDFFKDNINNKNVNKNEKTIESDLPIVPEEFTDADEARAYVDKHQIFGSDGFDADRLDDVEILEFANALLEQMRMVSYKYKK
- a CDS encoding cold-shock protein: MEKGTVKWFNSEKGYGFISRENGDDVFVHYSAITMDGFKTLEEGQAVQFEIVQGDKGPQATNVSRA
- the hslO gene encoding Hsp33 family molecular chaperone HslO is translated as MKSTIIRATAASNKIRVFVANTTAMIDKVHRLHETSPVAIAALGRTLTATSIMGLMLKSEKEKITVNINGGGPLGPIVVVGNSKGNVKGYVSHPNTESTNLYPGKLDVGSAVGKDGSITVIKDLGLRDPYVGSYPLVTGEIAEDFAAYFTFSEQQPSGVALGVLIDVDYTIKAAGGYIVQVLPGIDDETLTKLEDKLASLEPITSIIEKKSTPEEMLDYILGEMEPTILESYEVDFICDCNEERLEQVLISIGEKDLREITEEDKKAELVCHFCNKKYQFNEEQLRKLLDEVIQKN